Proteins from one Escherichia coli genomic window:
- the menA gene encoding 1,4-dihydroxy-2-naphthoate polyprenyltransferase codes for MTEQQISRTQAWLESLRPKTLPLAFAAIIVGTALAWWQGHFDPLVALLALITAGLLQILSNLANDYGDAVKGSDKPDRIGPLRGMQKGVITQQEMKRALIITVVLICLSGLALVAVACHTLADFVGFLILGGLSIIAAITYTVGNRPYGYIGLGDISVLVFFGWLSVMGSWYLQAHTLIPALILPATACGLLATAVLNINNLRDINSDRENGKNTLVVRLGEVNARRYHACLLMGSLVCLALFNLFSLHSLWGWLFLLAAPLLVKQARYVMREMDPVAMRPMLERTVKGALLTNLLFVLGIFLSQWAA; via the coding sequence ATGACTGAACAACAAATTAGCCGAACTCAGGCGTGGCTGGAAAGTTTACGACCTAAAACCCTCCCCCTCGCCTTTGCTGCAATTATCGTCGGGACGGCGCTGGCATGGTGGCAAGGTCACTTCGATCCGCTGGTCGCCCTGCTGGCACTGATTACCGCCGGACTGCTTCAAATTCTCTCTAACCTCGCTAATGATTACGGCGATGCAGTAAAAGGCAGCGATAAACCTGACCGCATTGGCCCGCTACGTGGCATGCAAAAAGGGGTCATTACCCAGCAAGAGATGAAACGGGCGCTCATTATTACCGTCGTGCTCATCTGTCTCTCCGGGCTGGCACTGGTTGCAGTGGCGTGCCATACGCTGGCCGATTTTGTCGGCTTCCTGATTCTTGGCGGGTTGTCGATCATTGCCGCTATCACCTACACCGTGGGCAATCGTCCTTATGGTTATATCGGTCTGGGTGATATTTCCGTACTGGTTTTCTTTGGCTGGTTAAGCGTCATGGGCAGCTGGTATTTACAGGCTCATACGTTGATTCCGGCGTTGATCCTTCCGGCGACCGCCTGTGGCCTGCTGGCAACAGCGGTTCTGAACATTAATAACCTGCGTGATATCAATAGCGACCGCGAGAATGGCAAAAACACGCTGGTAGTGCGCTTAGGTGAAGTGAACGCGCGTCGTTACCATGCCTGCCTGCTGATGGGCTCTCTGGTGTGTCTGGCGCTGTTTAATCTCTTTTCACTGCATAGCCTGTGGGGCTGGCTGTTCCTGCTGGCGGCACCATTACTGGTGAAGCAAGCCCGTTATGTGATGCGGGAAATGGACCCGGTGGCGATGCGACCGATGCTGGAACGCACTGTCAAGGGAGCGTTACTGACTAACCTGCTGTTTGTTTTAGGGATATTCCTAAGCCAGTGGGCAGCATAA
- the rraA gene encoding ribonuclease E activity regulator RraA produces MKYDTSELCDIYQEDVNVVEPLFSNFGGRASFGGQIITVKCFEDNGLLYDLLEQNGRGRVLVVDGGGSVRRALVDAELARLAVQNEWEGLVIYGAVRQVDDLEELDIGIQAMAAIPVGAAGEGIGESDVRVNFGGVTFFSGDHLYADNTGIILSEDPLDIE; encoded by the coding sequence ATGAAATACGATACTTCCGAGCTTTGTGACATCTATCAAGAAGATGTTAACGTCGTGGAACCGCTGTTCTCCAACTTTGGCGGACGGGCGTCGTTTGGCGGACAAATAATCACGGTAAAATGTTTCGAGGACAACGGGTTGCTGTACGATCTGCTCGAACAGAATGGCCGTGGTCGTGTTCTCGTCGTTGATGGCGGTGGTTCTGTTCGTCGCGCACTGGTCGATGCTGAGCTGGCGCGTCTGGCAGTACAAAATGAATGGGAAGGCCTGGTCATTTACGGCGCGGTGCGTCAGGTAGATGACCTGGAAGAGCTGGATATCGGCATCCAGGCGATGGCAGCAATTCCAGTCGGTGCCGCTGGCGAAGGCATTGGCGAAAGCGATGTCCGCGTTAATTTTGGCGGCGTCACCTTCTTCTCCGGTGACCATCTTTATGCCGACAATACCGGGATTATTCTTTCAGAAGATCCGCTGGATATTGAATAA
- the zapB gene encoding septal ring assembly protein ZapB encodes MTMSLEVFEKLEAKVQQAIDTITLLQMEIEELKEKNNSLSQEVQNAQHQREELERENNHLKEQQNGWQERLQALLGRMEEV; translated from the coding sequence ATGACAATGTCATTAGAAGTGTTTGAGAAACTGGAAGCAAAAGTACAGCAGGCGATTGATACCATCACTCTGTTGCAGATGGAAATCGAAGAGCTGAAAGAAAAAAACAACTCACTGTCGCAGGAAGTTCAAAATGCCCAGCATCAGCGCGAAGAGCTGGAGCGTGAGAACAACCATCTGAAAGAACAGCAGAACGGCTGGCAGGAACGTCTGCAGGCCCTGCTGGGTCGCATGGAAGAGGTTTAA
- the glpF gene encoding glycerol uptake facilitator protein GlpF, giving the protein MSQTSTLKGQCIAEFLGTGLLIFFGVGCVAALKVAGASFGQWEISVIWGLGVAMAIYLTAGVSGAHLNPAVTIALWLFACFDKRKVIPFIVSQVAGAFCAAALVYGLYYNLFFDFEQTHHIVRGSVESVDLAGTFSTYPNPHINFVQAFAVEMVITAILMGLILALTDDGNGVPRGPLAPLLIGLLIAVIGASMGPLTGFAMNPARDFGPKVFAWLAGWGNVAFTGGRDIPYFLVPLFGPIVGAIVGAFAYRKLIGRHLPCDICVVEEKETTTPSEQKASL; this is encoded by the coding sequence ATGAGTCAAACATCAACCTTGAAAGGCCAGTGCATTGCTGAATTCCTCGGTACCGGGTTGTTGATTTTTTTCGGTGTGGGTTGCGTTGCAGCACTAAAAGTCGCTGGTGCGTCTTTTGGTCAGTGGGAAATCAGTGTCATTTGGGGACTGGGGGTGGCAATGGCCATCTACCTGACCGCAGGGGTTTCCGGCGCGCATCTTAACCCCGCTGTTACCATTGCATTGTGGCTGTTTGCCTGTTTCGACAAGCGCAAAGTTATTCCTTTTATCGTTTCACAAGTTGCCGGCGCTTTCTGCGCTGCGGCTTTAGTTTACGGGCTTTACTACAATTTATTTTTCGACTTCGAGCAGACTCATCACATTGTTCGCGGCAGCGTTGAAAGTGTTGATCTGGCTGGCACTTTCTCTACTTACCCTAATCCTCATATCAATTTTGTGCAGGCTTTCGCAGTTGAGATGGTGATTACCGCTATTCTGATGGGGCTGATCCTGGCGTTAACGGACGATGGCAACGGTGTACCACGCGGCCCTTTGGCTCCCTTGCTGATTGGTCTACTGATTGCGGTCATTGGCGCATCTATGGGCCCATTGACGGGCTTTGCCATGAACCCAGCGCGTGACTTCGGTCCGAAAGTCTTTGCCTGGCTGGCGGGCTGGGGCAATGTCGCCTTTACCGGCGGCAGAGACATTCCTTACTTCCTGGTGCCGCTTTTTGGCCCTATCGTTGGCGCGATTGTAGGTGCATTTGCCTATCGCAAACTGATTGGTCGCCATTTGCCTTGCGATATCTGTGTTGTGGAAGAAAAGGAGACCACAACTCCTTCAGAACAAAAAGCTTCGCTGTAA